The nucleotide sequence AAAAGGATGATCCTTGTGATACTTTGAAAGGGAACGAATCCCGTAGTCTGATAGAAACTCATCTTCATCCAAGAGCCGTATAAGGAGTTTTTCCAGTCTATAGCCCCTCATGATCGAAAAAAGATAGTTGCCATCCTTGTTGGCCTCCTCTATATTGGAGATTAGGGAAGCCAGATCTGGTCTGGTCCTAACAATTTCGGCGGCCCTTATTTTAAACTCCTTCAATTGTTCAAAGAGGTCCTTGTGAATGATCTCAACGGCAAATAAGGGAATTATACCTACCAAGGAACGTACTTTCAATCTACTTGTTGCCCCGTTGGAAAGCTCAACTACGTCGTAGTAAAAGTCGTCCTCATCATCCCACAGGGAGATATCTTTTTTCCCTATATGGTGCATGGCCCAGGCAATATTCAGGAAATGCCTGAAGAATTTGGCCGCAGACTCCTCATACACTTTGTTGGTCTTGGCCAGTTCCAAAGACATGCGCAGCATATTTACCGTAAACATGGCCATCCAACTTGTCGCATCGGCCTGCTGCATTCTGCTAACGCCAGGGGGCATGTGATTGCGATCGAAAACCCCAATGTTGTCCAGACCCAAAAATCCACCTTCAAAAAGATCGGTGCCATGTTTATCTTTTTGGTTTACCCACCAAGTAAAATTGATAAGTAGTTTTTGGAAGGCATGTTCCAGAAATTTGGTGTCCCCTTTGCCAGTGCGCAGTTTATCCTTTTCGTAGACGTTCCAAACCGCCCAAGAATGAACAGGTGGGTTAACGTCACTAAAATTCCACTCGTAGGCCGGGATTTGCCCGTTGGGATGCATATAACTCTCCCGCAATACCAACAGCAATTGTTCTTTTGCAAAATAGGGATCTATTTCCACAAAGGAAACCATATGAAAGGCAAGGTCCCAGGCCGCATACCAAGGATACTCCCATTTGTCGGGCATGGATATTACATGCCTATTGGTAAGGTGTTGCCAACTAAAATTTCTAGCGGCCACACGGAAGGGTTTTGGTTCCCCGGGCCCCCCAAAAAGCCATTTAAAAACATCATAGTAGTAGAATTGCTTGGTCCACAACAGACCTGAAAAGGCACTTTTGGCAATGGATTGGTGGGCTTCTGGCAGATCGGTCTTTAGGATATTGCCATAAAAATCCTCACTTTCTTTTATTCTTTGATCGAATACGGCGTCAAAATCGGACCAGGGATTCTCCAATTTTTTCTTGCTTAGCCGTATCCTTATGCTTTTTTCTTCTCCCGCCTTAAGTTTAAATTTATACCATACGGCCGACTTGGATCCATTTTTTTCTGGATTTACAGTGGGCTTACCATTTACCACATGGTCATTGATGCCATCCTTAACATAGTCCACCTCATTGTCCACATTATAAATACGTTTGTTGTTGGTCTCATTTTCACAGAACAGCTGTTCACCATCTTCATGGTAGAAATAATGCCTTCCGTTTCTTATACTTCTGGATTGTATACAATTATCGCCTATAGATTTGATACTAGGACGGCTAAACCGCTTATTATGCTTCCAAAAATTTCTAAACCAGAGGTGTGGAAGTACATGTATCTTGGCCTTTCTGCGACCTCTGTTGACCACCGTGATTTTCATTAGAATATCTTCTACATCTGCTTTGGCATATTCAATATAACAATCAAAATAGGCATTGTTATTAAAGGATTTGGAATCCAATAGCTCATATTCCATGTCTTCCCGGCTGCGAATGTTGTTATTGACCAACTCCAGATATGGAAATTTTTTCTGTGGATATTTATATAGGTATTTGCAGTAGGAGTGGGTTGGTGTGGATACCTGATGAAAATATAGTTCCTTAACATCTTCCCCGTGATTACCCTGGTTATTGGTAAGACCGAACAAGCGTTCCTTTAAAATTTTATCCTTTCCATTCCAAAAGGCAGGCGCCAGGCACATTATTTCCCTAGAATCGCAAAAGCCGCCTATACCTTCTTCTCCCCATCTATAGGCATTGCTACGTGCTTTTTCATGATCTACAAAATCCCACGCATGTCCATGCTCACTGTAATCCTCCCGAACGGTGCCCCATTGTCTTTCCGCCAAATACGGACCCCATTTTTTCCAATTTTTGTAATTGTCGGGAACTGCCAGTCTTTCTTCCTCAGCAATTTTCGGGGTAAAATGTGCCATTGAGATCTTGTTTAGGTGTAAATAGTAGAATTAAACCATAGATGTTAAAAACCGGTATGTTCTATAGCTATACATAAAGTTTGAACAACTATTTTTTAATACTGGTATTATGGTAAAAATAAGATTAATTAATTCAGTTGGTAAATATGCAGTTCAATATTGCCTAATTGTTATTTTTATGGACATACTTTTGTTATCTCATTAAAAAATAAGGTCCAAACTAAGGAAGTCATATTGTATTTACGCGGTTTGGGTAGTTGCCCAATCTTACTTTTACGAAAGGAGATAGCTTTTTTAAGGATTTGTTGGACAATCTATAGTGTCGGTCCTTTTAAGGTATTGATGCGCAAGCTGTTCTTTTTAATTGGCAACTACATTAGCAGGAATGTTGCTTTGCATTGCGTCTTCAATTTTGTCCAGAAGGTCTTCCGGTTCAAAAGGTTTAAAAATGAAACCATTCATGCCACTTTCGATAATTTTGCTCTTTACCTCCATAAATACAGAGGCGGATAGTGCCATTATGGGGGTAACTGTATTAAATTTTCTTATTTCTTTGGAAGCGGTATATCCGTCCATTATCGGCATCTGAATGTCCATAAGTACGGCATCATAATTATTTTCCCGAACCTTGTTTACAGCCTCTTGTCCGTCATAAGCCACATCAACGACAAGGTTGGCCTTTTCCAAAATTTGTCTGCCCACCATAACATTGATCTGATTGTCTTCCACCAACAAAATTCTTTTTCCCTTTAGATCATGTTCTTTTTTCTTGGTGGCTTGTTCCAGTTCATCGTTCGAAGCCAATTTTAACTGCAAATCGAAATTAAAACTACTGCCAACGCCCGGCTCACTATCAATTTTTACTTGTGACCCCATGGCTTCCACTATACTTTTTACAATGGGCAGCCCTAGGCCTGTTCCACCATACAAGCGATTTGTACTGGTTGAAGCTTGGGTAAATGCTTGCCATACTTTTTCATGCTGATCCTGGGCAATGCCTATACCGGTATCCTTTATTTCTGTATGCAAAAGGACAGTATCTGTGGTTTCGTTTAGTTTTGTGATCCTTAGGGTTACACTTCCTTCATCGGTGAACTTGATGGCGTTTGAAACTAGGTTGTTTATTACCTGGTTAAAACGTACTATATCTAACTGTACAATGGGAAGATCATCATCAATTTCCAATTCAAGGGTAATACCTTTCCGTAAACAACTGGGCTCATGAATTTTTTTAATTTGTTTTACGGCCAACATTATATTGGTAGGAATTGGATCCAAGGTAATTGTTGTGGATTCCATTTTACTGAAATCCAAAACATTGTTAAGCAGGTTCAGCAAAATCTTCCCTGAGTAGTTCAGCGCTTCTATATTCTGCACCTGATCTTGTCTTGGATTGGAATCCCCCAATATGTGCGAGAGGCCGGTAATAGCATTTAAAGGGGTCCGTATCTAATGGCTCATCATACTCAAAAATCTTGATTTGGCGTTGGATTCCTCTATGGCTTCTTCGCGCTGGTTGTGGATGCTGGAATAATACTGGGCATTTATATAGGAGAAATAAATTAACTGATAGGTTACCAATAAAATAGTGGTACCAATGGAGACAGGATAAACATATTTACCAGCCAGTTCAGGATCCATATGGATATTGGTGAACAGATTAAAATCCGTATAATACAAGAGAAACCAAAGTAGCATTGAAAGTCCGGAAAATAGGGCTATAATCTGCCGCTCACGTCTAAAGGAAAAGGTTACAAAGGGTAGGGCCAGGGCGAACATTAAAATAAACTCAACACTACCTGCTTTTCCAATAAATGAAGCCGTGATGGCAACACTTATATTAAAGGCAATCATGTAGATAAAGCGCGCAAGGGTGAGGTTTCCTTTTTTAGAAACAAGCGCCGAAATAATAAAAAAGGGTACCGTAGCCCCAATATATGTGCTCAATTCCATCAAACCCAAGCTCCTGGCAATAAAAAACCAAATTGTGGATATCATGGTTGTTAATATTGATAAGCAAAATACCAGTTTTACTCGTCTAGAAGAGAATTCAGCCATTGGTTTTAATAAATTAACGCAAAATAGGTGTACAATTGGTACTGGAACCCGCCATTTTTGCGATGTTTATAGAGTTCACTTCACTAGAACGATTATATCCTTTATTTATTATAGGTAAATTCTTACAATTTAGATTGGGAACCCAATCTTGCAGGGAGAAG is from Arenibacter algicola and encodes:
- a CDS encoding MGH1-like glycoside hydrolase domain-containing protein — its product is MAHFTPKIAEEERLAVPDNYKNWKKWGPYLAERQWGTVREDYSEHGHAWDFVDHEKARSNAYRWGEEGIGGFCDSREIMCLAPAFWNGKDKILKERLFGLTNNQGNHGEDVKELYFHQVSTPTHSYCKYLYKYPQKKFPYLELVNNNIRSREDMEYELLDSKSFNNNAYFDCYIEYAKADVEDILMKITVVNRGRRKAKIHVLPHLWFRNFWKHNKRFSRPSIKSIGDNCIQSRSIRNGRHYFYHEDGEQLFCENETNNKRIYNVDNEVDYVKDGINDHVVNGKPTVNPEKNGSKSAVWYKFKLKAGEEKSIRIRLSKKKLENPWSDFDAVFDQRIKESEDFYGNILKTDLPEAHQSIAKSAFSGLLWTKQFYYYDVFKWLFGGPGEPKPFRVAARNFSWQHLTNRHVISMPDKWEYPWYAAWDLAFHMVSFVEIDPYFAKEQLLLVLRESYMHPNGQIPAYEWNFSDVNPPVHSWAVWNVYEKDKLRTGKGDTKFLEHAFQKLLINFTWWVNQKDKHGTDLFEGGFLGLDNIGVFDRNHMPPGVSRMQQADATSWMAMFTVNMLRMSLELAKTNKVYEESAAKFFRHFLNIAWAMHHIGKKDISLWDDEDDFYYDVVELSNGATSRLKVRSLVGIIPLFAVEIIHKDLFEQLKEFKIRAAEIVRTRPDLASLISNIEEANKDGNYLFSIMRGYRLEKLLIRLLDEDEFLSDYGIRSLSKYHKDHPFVFQHNGHYTIHYEPGESRSNMFGGNSNWRGPIWMPLNYMIIQSLRKYYTFYGPTYQYEFPTGSGKKLNLNEIANELTKRLVRLFEPNSEGKFQYHADDRNKLFSKDEHFKNQHLFYEFFDGDNGKGLGASHQTGWTALIANLIMEMDESES
- a CDS encoding response regulator; translated protein: MRTPLNAITGLSHILGDSNPRQDQVQNIEALNYSGKILLNLLNNVLDFSKMESTTITLDPIPTNIMLAVKQIKKIHEPSCLRKGITLELEIDDDLPIVQLDIVRFNQVINNLVSNAIKFTDEGSVTLRITKLNETTDTVLLHTEIKDTGIGIAQDQHEKVWQAFTQASTSTNRLYGGTGLGLPIVKSIVEAMGSQVKIDSEPGVGSSFNFDLQLKLASNDELEQATKKKEHDLKGKRILLVEDNQINVMVGRQILEKANLVVDVAYDGQEAVNKVRENNYDAVLMDIQMPIMDGYTASKEIRKFNTVTPIMALSASVFMEVKSKIIESGMNGFIFKPFEPEDLLDKIEDAMQSNIPANVVAN